Below is a window of Chanodichthys erythropterus isolate Z2021 chromosome 19, ASM2448905v1, whole genome shotgun sequence DNA.
CTCGTCCTCTTTTTTAGATGTGTAACTTCTTGTAGCGCAGTACAGAGACACTAGGGGAGCGGGAAAATAAAGTTCAGTTAGCAAGGTTATCTTTTGAGATTTAGTACAACAGAACATTTATGTAACAACAGTATCTTACTTTCAAATGTAGGTGAGTCAAACTCGTCCtcgtcctcttcttcttcctcaTCACATAACTCCAAGTAGGGAGCGGGAAACCAAGCTAGACGTTTATCCTCATTCTCAACAAGCCACCAACCTAATCACAACAACGCCCACAGAAAAACATCAAGAACCTGTCTGGAACTGCGCTATGAACTTTCAGTTCACTCCGTTATGGGTGAAGGTACAGTACATACCTGCTTTGTCTTTGATGAGCACATCCAGTCTTTCATCCACAGCTACTTTAAAGGGCTTGTTCTTCGTATCTTTGGTCTCATATGGAGCCACACATCGATATGTCTTGGACACAAAAGGCTGGGTCACATTGCCATTGCTCAGGCGTTTATTTGCCAAGTCAGCTCCTCTGTTGACAGTGGGGATGCTGTTTGATTGTAGAATCATCACACTGCAGGAAGAAATGAGCAGCTTTAACAGACATTCAACCGAAACAGATCAAATCAGAAATATGAAGTGAGCTACCGTACATACTGGACATATTTTTGGAATGTTGCAGTTACCTGCTTATTTGCCTCAGGGAAATCATCTACATGACCTACCTGTTTTGGGTATATTCTGGCAGAAGCTCCTGTTCAGTTGGCAGAAAGAACTGAATGACTTCTGTGGAATGTGCCACAGCTGTGTCACACTGCAACAGGTTGGAACTGTACCTCTCCAGATTCCTCAGACGAGACAATGACTTAGCCGGACCCTTCAACTGAAACGACGTCGGTGTGAACTGGGCTGCAAACAACAGAAATCTCAatgaacaacaaaacaaaaacagtctgGATAAACCAGTTGTCTTTAACAGGGCCCTCTAGGGGTTAATGGGAGTACTACAGCCAAAGTTCAGCTATGTTTGCCTCcaacataaaatattataataatgcattgtgtaattataataattattaattattatttgaaagGCTTTGAAATGTGAGCATCAATATGCATGTAAAGTttgtaaatacagtaatacGTTACTTTATGCACGCTATTTATTGGTCAGGCTTAAAAATCTACTTTTTTcgtgaataaaatgttttatatttagatGTTACAACATTATGTACATTTgaatcatcaaaaaaaaaaaaaaaaaaaaaaaaaaaaaaacctcaatcATACCTCCAAATCTGGGAAGCACTCTATCTTCTTTACCAAAATGGTTTCCCACAAGaaacttattttttaattgcCTCTGTTGAAAAgaatagtaaattaaataacGAGTTTCACACTTCTAGTAACAATTTGTGCTAAGGAAATGATTGTATAATTTACATGGAGCGTTTTGAAGTCTCGGAGGGATCGATACACTATCAGCTCACTCTGGTCTGACCATAGCACAGATACCATGTATTTCtgtaacaaataaacaaacaaacaattataAGCATACGCTACATTCAGTAGCATTGTCAGTGTTTAAAGTTATCCAACGAATACATCATATTCTTACTTTATCTTTGTCCTTCTTCATTACTCCGATAAGACTGACGTCGACCGGAAAGCGCGGGTCACTCATAGCTGACGCGGTTTCTTATGAACGAGCGCACAGTAGTTCTCTTTCAGCATCGCCAGCATCCTCAACATTTATAGCCACCAGCTATGGGCGTGTTGTTTATCTCACGTGattgtttaaaagaaaaatgagCGAGTGTAGGAGAAATCTAATAAACGGCTGCGCGCGCGTGCGAAATTGAGCACCTGTGGGAGAAGTTATGACACAATAATATGTCAGTAATAAAACGTGAATGCTGTATTTAAACTAAGGTGGGGAAAGTTATGACACAATATTTGTCAGTAATAAAACGTCAGCATTGTCTGTGCTGATGACTTACTAGAATAGGTTGCAGGAAGCAAACagcactatctatctatctatctatctatctatctatctatctatctatctatctatctatctatctatctatctatctatctatctatctatctatctatctatctatctatctatctaataaatgGATGACTAACTTGTAAGACTAGTCTTAGCGGTTCATACAACCAGCCCCGGCAGGAGTGGGACCTTTCCCGTAATGACGTTTCATCAAAACATTCAACGTGAGCTGTCCATTCAGGGCTGTCATCCTTTAGTAATTTTCCCATGATGACCTGGTGGTTTTGTGGGGGTGGACAGGCTAAGTGGGGCTCGCAGGTGTTTCTTCAAACTGAGGGTGATGAGAGGGCAGACAGCTAGAACACTGATCTGAAGCTATTGGCGTCACACTGGCCTGTGAAGAACCGCCAAAACTCCTCTGCAGAATCAGCTCAAGGTCATCAGCAGTGTGAGTTTCTCATGCCTCATGCATGCACACATCATCACCTGGAAAAGGACCCCAAATGCACGTTTTGGCTATCCGGATAAAGGTACCAAACACGTGCTTTTTGTGCACCACCCACTGAACCGGGACAGTCCGAGAGAAAATATGTGCCAACAGACTTGATCTGGAGCCAGCTGCAGTAATGAACAATGTGATGACCACTTGGAAAATACCCTAAAGAAAGTCCCCTaataaaaatggccaaaattTTTCTAAAATACAGTTGTTCTTCTTTACTAAAGCTCGAGCCTCTGTAGATAGAAATAGTTTTCCAATTTATGTAGCTTAATTTCCAATTTTTTATCATGTTAAAAATAGTTACGTTTATTATAGAACATTAAAGTTAATATACAGTGGTGTGGAAAAAGtgcttgattttttattttttttgcatgtttgtcacattttaatgtttcagatcatcaaacaaatttaaatattaatcaaaaataacacaagtaaacacaacatgcagtttttaaatgaaggtttttattatgaagggaaaacaaaatccaaacccacatggccctgtgtgaaaaagtgctgttAAAAAGTGCGCTGTTAAAACATAACTTAACTTAATCTAGTTCAGTTTCTCTAGCCACACCAAGGCCTGATTACTGCCACACCTGTTCGCAATCAAGAAATCACTTAAATAGGACCTGCCTGACAAAGTGAAGCAGACCAAAAGATCCTCAAAGTTAGACATCATGTTGAGATCCAAAGAAATTCAGGAACAAGAGAAAGAAAGTAATTGAGATCTATCAGTCTGAAAAAAGGTTATAAAGCCATTTCTAAAGCTTTGGGACTCCAGCGAACCACAGTGAGAGCCATTATCCACAAATGGCGAAATcatggaacagtggtgaaccttcCCAGGAGTGGCCAGATgaccaaaattaccccaagagcgCAGCGACAACTCATCCAagaggtcacaaaagacccCACAACAACATCCAAAGAACTGCAGGCCTCACTTGCCTCAGTTAAGGTGCTCATTGACAGTGTTCATGGCTCCACCATAAGAAAGAGACTGGG
It encodes the following:
- the noxo1b gene encoding NADPH oxidase organizer 1b — its product is MSDPRFPVDVSLIGVMKKDKDKKYMVSVLWSDQSELIVYRSLRDFKTLHRQLKNKFLVGNHFGKEDRVLPRFGAQFTPTSFQLKGPAKSLSRLRNLERYSSNLLQCDTAVAHSTEVIQFFLPTEQELLPEYTQNSVMILQSNSIPTVNRGADLANKRLSNGNVTQPFVSKTYRCVAPYETKDTKNKPFKVAVDERLDVLIKDKAGWWLVENEDKRLAWFPAPYLELCDEEEEEDEDEFDSPTFEMSLYCATRSYTSKKEDELSLSIGAVVEVLQRSDNGWWLVRYNRKAGYVPSMYLKLYNSPSFGLQTLQRKLHSSTINLSTNNSFKMEPQVRSRNRMNSFLNSNSLGMLSEPQSPNTYPVQHEESGSFSDDGTSFSFSSSDTTSMSPSMSSSEGDEGLRQQDKEPDCIHMSRGQLSPTSSDTGQPMKGVEAPRVPPRPQTQEILRRCTSYTRKAALATSARIVSHV